The following proteins come from a genomic window of Ilumatobacter coccineus YM16-304:
- a CDS encoding SDR family NAD(P)-dependent oxidoreductase — protein sequence MFWSARDIPDLHGKTVVITGANGGLGLASAKAMAGKGARIVMAARNQAKAVDARDEILAAHPDASLEIVELDLGSLASVASAAEQIAAAHDRIDVLMCNAGVMAMPQGTTEDGFDTQMGINVLGHWALISHLLPMLVTTPGARVVTLSSTAQHTGTAIDPDDPHMREKFDEWRMYGQTKLAMRHLAVGLQQQFDAAGVDAKALSAQPGLTNSDLQTTTHSHGGAGLLGSMSVKLVETIGMSTDRGALSQLRAATDPDAPGAGFYGPLFATNGPPVRKPLVRPGTESAIDALWRVGEAETGLEIDVAAALAAN from the coding sequence ATGTTCTGGTCCGCACGCGACATCCCTGACCTGCACGGCAAGACGGTGGTGATCACGGGGGCCAACGGTGGGCTCGGGCTCGCTTCGGCCAAGGCCATGGCCGGCAAGGGCGCCCGCATCGTGATGGCTGCCCGCAACCAGGCGAAGGCCGTCGATGCGCGAGACGAGATCCTCGCCGCCCACCCGGACGCGTCGCTCGAGATCGTCGAGCTGGATCTGGGCTCGCTGGCCTCCGTCGCGTCGGCCGCCGAACAGATCGCCGCAGCGCACGACCGCATCGACGTGTTGATGTGCAACGCCGGCGTCATGGCCATGCCCCAGGGCACGACGGAGGACGGCTTCGACACGCAGATGGGGATCAACGTGCTCGGCCACTGGGCGCTCATCTCCCACCTCCTCCCGATGCTGGTCACGACGCCGGGAGCTCGGGTCGTGACGCTGTCGAGCACGGCGCAGCACACGGGCACGGCCATCGACCCGGACGATCCGCACATGCGCGAGAAGTTCGACGAGTGGCGGATGTACGGCCAGACGAAACTCGCGATGCGCCATCTCGCGGTCGGTCTCCAACAGCAGTTCGATGCGGCCGGCGTCGATGCGAAGGCGCTCTCGGCGCAACCCGGCCTGACGAACTCCGACCTGCAGACGACGACCCACTCGCACGGTGGTGCCGGATTGCTGGGGTCGATGTCGGTGAAGCTCGTCGAGACGATCGGCATGTCGACCGACCGTGGCGCGCTCAGCCAACTCCGGGCCGCGACCGACCCTGATGCGCCCGGCGCCGGTTTCTACGGACCGCTGTTCGCGACCAACGGCCCGCCCGTGCGCAAACCGTTGGTCCGCCCCGGCACCGAGTCTGCGATCGATGCGCTGTGGCGGGTCGGTGAAGCCGAGACCGGCCTCGAGATCGACGTCGCCGCCGCCCTCGCTGCCAACTGA
- a CDS encoding 5-(carboxyamino)imidazole ribonucleotide synthase, with amino-acid sequence MTNDAATVPLRGPIAPPATIGMLGGGQLGKYALMAANAMGYRTLVLDPDPSAPSGVVANDHLVAAYDDPASLRRLTIDCDVITTEFENPPAAALATLAGSTQVAPRPSSVGIAQDRVAEKEFLLDNGFPVGRHVVLDDAIPIADDVLDEVADGGAIVKTARLGYDGKGQRRVTGRAEALAAWAELGGVVCVVEELLDLRCEVSVLVARTSDGRVDTWPVAENVHVDGILDVSIVPARIDPVLADRAVGLAMALADALDYVGVLAVEMFVVGDESGADTILVNEIAPRPHNSGHWTLDVSVTSQFEQQIRAVCGLGLGDSSMTAPAAAMVNVLGDMWFDEPSDIAVEPDWAVVLDEPAATLHLYGKTEPRRARKMGHITVSAPTPDLAARKALALRTAAAH; translated from the coding sequence ATGACGAACGACGCCGCGACGGTGCCGTTGCGCGGTCCGATCGCTCCGCCCGCCACGATCGGGATGCTCGGTGGCGGTCAGTTGGGCAAGTACGCGCTGATGGCGGCCAACGCGATGGGGTATCGCACGCTCGTCCTCGATCCCGACCCGTCGGCGCCATCGGGCGTGGTCGCCAACGACCATCTCGTCGCCGCGTACGACGACCCGGCATCGTTGCGTCGCCTCACGATCGACTGCGATGTGATCACCACCGAGTTCGAGAACCCGCCCGCCGCCGCGCTCGCGACGCTGGCAGGTTCGACGCAGGTGGCGCCGCGTCCGTCGAGTGTGGGCATCGCACAGGACCGCGTCGCCGAGAAGGAGTTCCTGCTCGACAACGGATTTCCGGTCGGGCGCCACGTCGTACTCGACGACGCGATCCCGATCGCCGACGACGTGTTGGACGAGGTGGCCGATGGTGGTGCGATCGTCAAGACCGCACGCCTCGGGTACGACGGCAAAGGACAGCGGCGCGTCACCGGTCGCGCCGAGGCGCTCGCCGCATGGGCCGAGCTCGGTGGGGTCGTGTGTGTCGTCGAGGAGTTGCTCGACCTGCGATGTGAGGTGAGCGTGTTGGTGGCGCGCACCTCCGACGGTCGTGTCGACACGTGGCCGGTGGCCGAGAACGTCCACGTCGACGGCATTCTCGACGTGTCGATCGTGCCGGCCCGGATCGACCCGGTCCTGGCTGATCGAGCGGTCGGTCTGGCGATGGCGCTCGCCGACGCGCTCGACTACGTCGGCGTGCTCGCGGTCGAGATGTTCGTGGTGGGCGACGAGTCGGGTGCCGACACGATCCTGGTCAACGAGATCGCGCCGCGTCCGCACAACTCGGGTCACTGGACGCTCGACGTCAGCGTCACGAGCCAGTTCGAGCAGCAGATCCGAGCGGTGTGCGGGTTGGGCCTGGGCGACTCGTCGATGACCGCGCCCGCTGCGGCCATGGTCAACGTGCTCGGCGACATGTGGTTCGACGAGCCGTCCGACATCGCGGTCGAACCCGACTGGGCCGTCGTGCTCGACGAGCCTGCGGCAACGCTCCACCTCTACGGCAAGACCGAGCCGCGGCGCGCCCGCAAGATGGGCCACATCACGGTCAGCGCGCCGACCCCCGACCTTGCCGCTCGCAAGGCGCTGGCCCTCCGCACCGCCGCCGCCCACTGA
- the purE gene encoding 5-(carboxyamino)imidazole ribonucleotide mutase — MQPIVGVVMGSSSDWPTMSRAVGILERFGVPHEAEVVSAHRMPDEMFAYAEAARGRGLRAIIAGAGGAAHLPGMLAAKTVVPVLGVPVASKHLSGQDSLYSIVQMPGGIPTATFAIGEAGATNAALFAVALLAADDDRLHQALIDYRTEIRDIAASSTLPPAD, encoded by the coding sequence CTGCAACCGATCGTCGGTGTCGTGATGGGTTCGTCGAGCGACTGGCCGACCATGTCGAGAGCTGTCGGCATCCTCGAACGGTTCGGCGTGCCGCACGAAGCCGAAGTGGTGAGCGCCCATCGGATGCCCGACGAGATGTTCGCCTACGCCGAGGCGGCACGCGGCCGAGGCCTGCGGGCGATCATCGCCGGAGCCGGGGGCGCAGCTCACCTGCCCGGCATGCTCGCCGCGAAGACCGTGGTGCCCGTGCTGGGCGTGCCGGTCGCGTCGAAGCACCTGTCGGGGCAGGACTCGCTGTACTCGATCGTGCAGATGCCCGGCGGCATCCCGACGGCGACGTTCGCGATCGGCGAAGCCGGTGCCACCAACGCGGCGCTCTTCGCCGTCGCGTTGCTCGCCGCCGACGACGATCGTCTGCACCAGGCGCTGATCGACTACCGCACCGAGATCCGCGACATCGCCGCGTCGTCCACGCTGCCTCCCGCCGACTGA
- a CDS encoding SDR family oxidoreductase, with protein MAPLELSGRVALVTGVSRRVGIAAAVARRLHDAGATVVATGWSPHDDEMPWGGSEPPDVGVPVLSHDLEDPDTPRRLVDEVIDAHGRLDIVAAVHARSSSASLADVTATELDRAWAVNVRSIVLLAQRFAEVHQPAPTDAPPLGRLVWFTSGQHLGPMDGEIAYAVTKGALHQMTASLDHALAPSRIIANCINPGPVDTGYADAELHESVASRFPDGRWGSPDDIADVVEFVVGDRGAWIRGQVIDAEGGFDRHA; from the coding sequence ATGGCTCCGCTCGAACTGTCTGGCCGCGTGGCGTTGGTGACCGGAGTGTCGCGGCGGGTCGGCATCGCCGCTGCCGTCGCCCGTCGGCTCCACGATGCCGGGGCCACCGTGGTCGCCACCGGCTGGTCGCCACACGACGACGAGATGCCCTGGGGCGGGTCGGAGCCACCAGACGTCGGCGTGCCGGTGCTCAGCCACGATCTGGAGGACCCCGACACGCCGCGGCGGCTCGTCGACGAGGTGATCGACGCACACGGGCGACTCGACATCGTCGCCGCGGTGCACGCCCGCAGTTCGTCGGCGTCGCTCGCCGACGTCACCGCCACCGAACTCGATCGCGCGTGGGCGGTCAACGTCCGATCGATCGTCCTCCTCGCTCAGCGGTTCGCCGAGGTCCACCAACCCGCGCCGACCGACGCTCCACCGCTCGGACGGCTCGTCTGGTTCACCAGCGGGCAGCACCTCGGCCCGATGGACGGCGAGATCGCCTACGCGGTCACCAAAGGGGCGCTGCACCAGATGACCGCGTCGCTCGACCACGCGCTGGCGCCGAGTCGCATCATCGCCAACTGCATCAACCCGGGCCCGGTCGACACCGGTTACGCCGACGCAGAACTCCACGAGAGCGTGGCGTCACGGTTCCCCGACGGCCGTTGGGGCTCGCCCGACGACATCGCCGACGTGGTCGAGTTCGTCGTCGGCGACCGCGGCGCGTGGATCCGCGGACAAGTGATCGACGCCGAAGGCGGCTTCGACCGGCACGCCTGA
- a CDS encoding phosphotransferase produces the protein MADEPGPLIAAGRAADVFDVGDGKVLRRYRGTHGDVEHEARIMAYVAERGYPVPTVHEASGADIVMDHVDGTTMLASLEAAPWKVVWHARLLAKLQRDLAKIPAPDWMLGPSVDPARRLSVLHLDLHPMNVMLSKRHGPIVIDWTNAGGGPAAFDAAITYVEIATFETSGPRDQIGQRVFAEAFKRFRRVPNFDAFVETACDHRLADSGITPGERVAVAELRKKVKRSDTP, from the coding sequence ATGGCTGACGAACCGGGCCCGCTGATCGCAGCGGGGCGTGCTGCCGACGTCTTCGACGTGGGTGATGGCAAGGTGCTGCGTCGCTACCGAGGCACCCACGGCGACGTCGAGCACGAGGCGCGGATCATGGCCTACGTCGCCGAACGCGGCTATCCGGTACCGACCGTCCACGAGGCGAGCGGAGCCGACATCGTCATGGACCACGTCGACGGCACGACCATGCTCGCCTCGCTCGAGGCCGCGCCGTGGAAGGTTGTGTGGCATGCGCGTCTGCTCGCCAAGCTGCAACGCGACCTCGCGAAGATCCCGGCACCCGACTGGATGCTGGGGCCGTCGGTCGACCCGGCTCGCCGTCTCAGCGTGTTGCACCTCGACCTGCATCCGATGAACGTCATGCTCTCCAAACGGCACGGACCGATCGTGATCGACTGGACCAACGCCGGCGGTGGACCGGCGGCCTTCGACGCGGCGATCACCTACGTCGAGATCGCCACGTTCGAAACGAGCGGACCGCGCGATCAGATCGGTCAACGGGTGTTCGCCGAAGCGTTCAAGCGCTTCCGTCGAGTCCCGAACTTCGACGCGTTCGTCGAGACGGCCTGTGATCATCGCCTCGCCGATTCGGGCATCACCCCTGGTGAACGAGTCGCCGTCGCCGAGCTCCGCAAGAAGGTCAAGCGCTCCGACACGCCGTGA
- a CDS encoding MMPL family transporter gives MSTLDRPDDAARASAGRPGDGGDSSSPSAWARLGGVAYDRRGRVLIAWLAIFFITFGAVGAIGASSESSFESPDSESARGFEILQDNFGSAGSFLSGSIVFESDAGIADDEIATAMSELFAEIDAFDEVTVTSPYSPLGVQQGLVSEDGTIAYATLAFTDDTDEIRASEIGREIERSVEEIEVEGLNVEIGGAALSEFEPPESELIGVAFAIVILILAFGSVLAMGLPIGVAFVGVGIGIGTIQLLTNVLSIPDFATSLGAMIGLGVGIDYALFIVTRYREGTRAGLDYRTAVVTAIDTAGRAVAFAGATVVISLLGMYIMGLAFITGLATGAAVTVTITMAASVTLLPALIGFAGPRVETTRWRGLIMAGGASFALLGIGIGVPLMGALGAVVLVATLLLSFVVPGLREALPPRAEKDLRDTWSYRWSRFVQKRPWPMALGVTAFLLLISVPVLGLRLGFGDESTFAEDTTTRQAYELLAEGFGPGSNGPLLLVAEVTDPSQIETIVGVVARLNETPGISQALGPIPSESQEAVLIRVVPTTGPQEEATSDLVEILRDDVLPAATAGTDVEVLVTGSVASSVDFSSYLAKRLPIFFVAVLSLSFLLLMMVFRSVLVPLKAVIMNLLSIGGAYGLVVAVFQWGWGVELLGTGNGPIEPFLPMMLFAIVFGLSMDYEVFLLSRVKEEYDKTGDAANSVADGLAATARVITAAAAIMVVVFGSFVLEDQRVIKMFGLGLASAVFLDATLVRMLLVPATMELLGEKNWWLPKWLDKVLPTLNVEGGSHDAAGASRDADGASRDVEPASTS, from the coding sequence ATGTCCACGTTGGACCGTCCCGACGACGCAGCGCGAGCCTCGGCCGGCCGACCCGGCGACGGTGGTGACAGCTCGAGTCCGTCGGCGTGGGCACGTCTCGGTGGCGTGGCGTACGACCGACGCGGTCGCGTCCTCATCGCCTGGCTGGCCATCTTCTTCATCACGTTCGGCGCCGTCGGGGCGATCGGCGCCTCGTCGGAATCGTCGTTCGAGAGCCCCGACTCCGAGTCGGCGCGCGGCTTCGAGATCCTGCAGGACAACTTCGGCAGCGCCGGCAGTTTCCTGTCGGGTTCGATCGTGTTCGAGAGCGACGCCGGTATCGCCGACGACGAGATCGCTACCGCCATGAGCGAGCTGTTCGCCGAGATCGATGCGTTCGACGAGGTCACCGTCACCAGCCCGTACTCGCCGCTCGGTGTGCAGCAGGGCCTCGTCTCGGAAGACGGCACCATCGCCTACGCGACGCTGGCGTTCACCGACGACACCGACGAGATACGAGCGAGTGAGATCGGTCGTGAGATCGAGCGGTCGGTCGAGGAGATCGAGGTCGAGGGGCTCAACGTCGAGATCGGTGGTGCTGCGCTCTCGGAGTTCGAGCCGCCCGAATCCGAACTGATCGGCGTCGCCTTCGCGATCGTCATCTTGATCCTGGCCTTCGGCTCGGTGCTCGCCATGGGCCTGCCGATCGGCGTGGCGTTCGTCGGCGTGGGTATCGGCATCGGCACCATCCAGTTGCTCACCAACGTCTTGTCGATCCCCGACTTCGCGACCTCTCTGGGCGCGATGATCGGCCTCGGCGTCGGCATCGACTACGCCCTGTTCATCGTCACTCGATATCGAGAGGGCACGCGCGCCGGACTCGATTACCGCACGGCTGTGGTCACCGCGATCGACACCGCGGGTCGCGCCGTGGCGTTCGCCGGAGCGACCGTCGTGATCTCGTTGCTCGGCATGTACATCATGGGCTTGGCGTTCATCACGGGGCTCGCCACCGGCGCAGCCGTCACCGTCACCATCACCATGGCCGCGTCGGTCACGTTGCTGCCGGCGCTCATCGGCTTCGCCGGACCACGGGTCGAAACGACGCGTTGGCGCGGCCTGATCATGGCCGGCGGGGCATCGTTCGCGCTGCTCGGCATCGGCATCGGCGTACCGCTCATGGGTGCGCTCGGTGCGGTCGTGCTCGTGGCCACGCTGCTGCTCTCGTTCGTCGTCCCGGGGTTGCGCGAGGCACTGCCGCCGCGAGCTGAGAAGGACCTGCGCGACACGTGGTCGTATCGCTGGAGCCGGTTCGTCCAGAAGCGGCCGTGGCCGATGGCGCTGGGCGTCACCGCCTTCCTGCTGCTCATCAGCGTGCCGGTGCTCGGCCTCCGCCTCGGCTTCGGCGACGAGAGCACCTTCGCCGAAGACACCACCACCCGTCAGGCGTACGAACTGCTCGCCGAAGGTTTCGGTCCCGGCAGCAACGGTCCGCTCCTGCTCGTCGCCGAGGTCACCGACCCGTCGCAGATCGAGACGATCGTCGGCGTCGTTGCCCGTCTCAACGAGACGCCGGGCATCTCGCAGGCGCTCGGCCCGATTCCGTCCGAGAGCCAGGAGGCGGTCCTCATCCGCGTCGTGCCGACGACCGGTCCGCAGGAGGAAGCGACCTCCGATCTCGTCGAGATCCTCCGCGACGACGTGCTCCCGGCAGCGACCGCGGGTACCGACGTGGAGGTCTTGGTGACCGGTTCGGTCGCGTCGAGCGTCGACTTCAGCTCGTACCTCGCCAAGCGGCTGCCGATCTTCTTCGTCGCCGTGCTGTCGCTCTCGTTCCTGCTCTTGATGATGGTGTTCCGCTCGGTGCTCGTGCCGCTCAAGGCCGTCATCATGAACCTGCTGTCGATCGGCGGCGCCTACGGCCTCGTCGTGGCGGTCTTCCAGTGGGGCTGGGGCGTCGAGTTGCTCGGCACCGGCAACGGGCCGATCGAACCGTTCCTCCCGATGATGCTCTTCGCGATCGTGTTCGGACTCTCGATGGACTACGAGGTCTTCCTGCTCTCGCGGGTGAAGGAGGAGTACGACAAGACCGGCGACGCTGCGAACTCCGTGGCCGACGGCCTGGCCGCCACGGCCCGCGTCATCACCGCGGCGGCGGCGATCATGGTCGTGGTGTTCGGCAGCTTCGTGCTCGAAGACCAGCGCGTCATCAAGATGTTCGGCCTCGGCTTGGCGTCGGCGGTGTTCCTCGACGCGACGCTCGTCCGCATGCTGCTCGTGCCGGCCACGATGGAGCTGCTCGGCGAGAAGAACTGGTGGCTCCCGAAGTGGCTCGACAAGGTGCTGCCGACCCTCAACGTCGAAGGCGGAAGCCATGATGCCGCCGGCGCGAGCCGGGACGCTGACGGCGCCAGCCGCGACGTCGAGCCGGCTTCGACGAGCTGA
- a CDS encoding class I adenylate-forming enzyme family protein — protein sequence MDLLTGHAANQPDKTAVIDDRANGDVRICTYAELEDRANQLAHVITAHGVETGSKVVWCGQNSMGLVEMINAARKVGATAVPLNYRLSDEEAAYVVDHCDATVVYVDADYAPLFERIRSDLPKVEHILVFDGEAPDGMIAVDRLVAAASTETYAVEGDGTDNSTTMIYTSGTTGKPKGALRRTTRDPQQGAALLQHIGYSPDDVYLTTGPLYHSGPGGFMAIGLAMGQTIVLQRKFDPVDWLRLLTTYKATTTFSAPTPIRMICNLPDDVFAQYDTSSMRVMIANAAPWSYALKQLYVTKLPPESLFEVYGSTELGVNTVLRPEDQLRKPGSCGKEAPMVEIRLYDDAGNIVTDTGPEATGEVFVRSASVFSDYYKQHDKFEEDHRDGFQTVGDIAYRDDEGFLYICDRKKDMIISGGMNIYPAEIEAALEAHPEIYEAAVFGIPSEDWGETVHAIIVKHDGSSLDDAAVTAFAREHLASYKIPRSFGWMDELPKTGSGKVLKRDLRKPFWDAAAGNV from the coding sequence ATGGATCTGCTCACGGGGCACGCTGCGAACCAACCCGACAAGACGGCGGTGATCGACGACCGAGCCAACGGCGACGTCCGCATCTGCACCTACGCCGAGCTCGAGGATCGTGCCAACCAACTGGCGCACGTCATCACCGCGCACGGCGTCGAGACGGGCAGCAAGGTGGTGTGGTGCGGCCAGAACTCGATGGGGCTCGTCGAGATGATCAACGCCGCGCGCAAGGTCGGGGCCACGGCCGTGCCGCTCAACTATCGACTCTCCGACGAGGAGGCCGCATACGTCGTCGACCACTGCGACGCCACCGTGGTGTACGTCGACGCCGACTACGCCCCGCTGTTCGAACGGATCCGGAGCGATCTGCCCAAGGTCGAGCACATCCTCGTGTTCGACGGTGAGGCTCCGGACGGGATGATCGCCGTCGACCGGCTCGTTGCCGCGGCGAGCACCGAGACCTACGCCGTCGAGGGTGACGGCACCGACAACAGCACGACGATGATCTACACGTCTGGCACCACGGGCAAGCCGAAGGGTGCGTTGCGTCGCACGACCCGTGACCCTCAGCAGGGCGCGGCGCTCCTCCAACACATCGGCTACTCGCCCGACGACGTCTACCTCACCACCGGCCCGCTGTATCACTCGGGACCGGGTGGCTTCATGGCGATCGGACTGGCGATGGGGCAGACGATCGTGCTGCAGCGCAAGTTCGACCCGGTCGACTGGCTCCGGCTGCTCACCACCTACAAGGCGACCACCACGTTCTCCGCGCCCACGCCGATTCGCATGATCTGCAACCTTCCCGACGACGTGTTCGCGCAGTACGACACCTCGTCGATGCGGGTGATGATCGCAAACGCAGCTCCGTGGAGCTATGCGCTCAAGCAGCTCTACGTCACCAAGCTGCCGCCCGAATCGCTCTTCGAGGTGTACGGCTCCACCGAGCTGGGCGTTAACACGGTGCTGCGCCCGGAAGACCAGCTGCGCAAGCCGGGGTCGTGTGGCAAGGAAGCGCCGATGGTCGAGATCCGTCTCTACGACGACGCCGGCAACATCGTCACCGACACCGGGCCGGAGGCCACCGGGGAGGTGTTCGTGCGATCGGCGTCGGTGTTCTCCGACTACTACAAGCAGCACGACAAGTTCGAAGAAGACCATCGCGACGGTTTCCAGACCGTCGGCGACATCGCGTATCGCGACGACGAAGGCTTCCTCTACATCTGCGATCGCAAGAAGGACATGATCATCTCCGGTGGGATGAACATCTATCCCGCCGAGATCGAAGCGGCGCTCGAAGCGCACCCCGAGATCTACGAAGCCGCGGTGTTCGGGATCCCGAGCGAGGACTGGGGCGAGACGGTGCACGCGATCATCGTGAAGCACGATGGTTCGAGTCTCGACGACGCGGCGGTCACGGCGTTCGCTCGCGAGCATCTGGCGAGCTACAAGATCCCGCGGTCGTTCGGCTGGATGGACGAACTGCCGAAGACGGGGAGCGGCAAGGTGCTCAAACGCGATCTGCGCAAACCGTTCTGGGACGCCGCGGCGGGCAACGTCTGA
- a CDS encoding pyridoxal phosphate-dependent decarboxylase family protein, giving the protein MAWVTGAESKADLLMEAARRAADFVSVERDRPVVPTAEALDRLGSITFNATLDRPLDAQNVIAMLDEIGSAATVSNTGGRYFGFVTGGVEPVGLAASVLAGAWDQNTALPVMSPIAAHLDALAAEWMVDLLGLPSRSIATFCAGASIANLTSIITARDTLLREAGWDTAADGLIGAPPLTVVASEEIHSSAIKALRLAGLGSGSVVPIPTDRYGRARADAVPTTTGPTLVLLQAGNVNTGYSDPFADIIDQLDATRTWVHVDGAFGLWANAAPERRDQLEGIARADSWATDGHKWLNTPYDCGVAIVADPDALSQSMRMDAAYAAGTGGRAPMNLSLQMSQGARAIPVWAILATLGRDGVAQAVERCCRHAERFADLLGDAGIDVLVPPVLNQVLVAFGDDDHTDAVIAKVQASGDAWMGGTTWHGRRAMRISVSDTSTTADDVDRAVAAIVAAA; this is encoded by the coding sequence ATGGCATGGGTCACCGGAGCTGAATCGAAAGCCGACCTGTTGATGGAGGCGGCGCGACGCGCCGCGGACTTCGTGTCGGTCGAGCGAGACCGACCCGTCGTGCCCACCGCCGAAGCGCTCGATCGGCTCGGTTCGATCACGTTCAACGCCACGCTCGACCGACCGCTCGACGCGCAGAACGTGATCGCGATGCTCGACGAGATCGGCAGTGCGGCGACGGTGAGCAACACGGGTGGGCGCTACTTCGGTTTCGTCACCGGCGGGGTCGAACCCGTCGGCCTCGCCGCCTCGGTGCTCGCCGGAGCGTGGGACCAGAACACCGCACTCCCCGTCATGTCGCCGATCGCAGCACACCTCGACGCGCTCGCTGCCGAGTGGATGGTCGACCTCCTCGGACTGCCGTCGCGTTCGATCGCGACGTTCTGTGCCGGCGCGTCGATCGCCAACCTCACCTCGATCATCACCGCCCGCGACACCCTGCTCCGCGAGGCGGGATGGGACACCGCAGCCGACGGGCTCATCGGCGCTCCGCCGCTCACGGTGGTTGCCTCCGAGGAGATCCACTCGTCGGCGATCAAGGCGCTCCGACTCGCCGGCCTCGGCTCCGGGTCGGTCGTTCCGATCCCGACCGACCGGTACGGACGAGCCCGCGCCGATGCCGTGCCGACCACGACCGGCCCCACACTCGTGCTGCTCCAAGCGGGCAACGTCAACACCGGGTACAGCGACCCGTTCGCCGACATCATCGACCAGCTCGACGCGACGCGGACGTGGGTGCACGTCGACGGCGCGTTCGGGCTGTGGGCCAACGCGGCACCCGAGCGGCGCGACCAGCTCGAAGGAATCGCACGCGCTGATTCGTGGGCGACCGACGGCCACAAGTGGCTCAACACGCCCTACGACTGCGGCGTGGCGATCGTCGCCGATCCCGACGCCCTGTCGCAATCGATGCGGATGGACGCGGCCTACGCGGCGGGAACGGGTGGGCGAGCACCGATGAACCTCAGCCTGCAGATGTCGCAGGGCGCGCGTGCGATTCCGGTGTGGGCCATCCTCGCCACGCTCGGTCGCGACGGTGTCGCCCAGGCGGTCGAGCGATGCTGCCGCCACGCCGAGCGCTTCGCCGACCTGCTCGGCGACGCCGGCATCGACGTGTTGGTTCCGCCGGTCCTCAACCAGGTGCTGGTCGCCTTCGGCGACGACGACCACACCGACGCGGTCATCGCGAAGGTGCAAGCCAGCGGCGACGCGTGGATGGGCGGCACCACCTGGCACGGTCGGCGAGCGATGCGGATCAGCGTTTCCGACACCAGCACCACCGCCGATGACGTCGACCGCGCGGTCGCGGCCATCGTCGCGGCGGCCTGA
- a CDS encoding antibiotic biosynthesis monooxygenase family protein, whose translation MAAFAETPDPPYYAVIFTRLASTDAAGYAEAADRMVELAARQPGFLGVESTSDDVGVGITVSYWETEDAIAAWKSDVEHTATRDTGRARWYDGYELRVARVERAYNWRR comes from the coding sequence ATGGCTGCGTTCGCCGAGACTCCCGATCCGCCGTACTACGCGGTGATCTTCACGCGGCTCGCGTCGACCGACGCTGCTGGGTACGCGGAGGCTGCCGATCGCATGGTCGAGCTCGCCGCGCGGCAACCGGGTTTCCTCGGCGTGGAGTCGACATCCGACGACGTCGGCGTCGGCATCACCGTGTCGTACTGGGAAACGGAAGACGCCATCGCCGCGTGGAAGTCCGACGTCGAGCACACCGCTACCCGCGACACCGGTCGCGCCCGCTGGTACGACGGCTACGAACTCCGCGTCGCCAGAGTCGAACGCGCCTACAACTGGCGCCGCTGA
- a CDS encoding MOSC domain-containing protein — MIGVEVCDRCGFERAEWNEQDAQRTLLHADDMLNLWSVDATGHLDRKLQARRLDDLKAIAAADDLFDKVHHLMHGLCSIADVRRAAGDAVSLQRGTIAQISRSGGGVPKLAVDAAAIGRRGVDGDVQHTRVHHGRPWQALCLWSSEVIDALAAAGHPITPGAAGENITISGVDWSTLRGGTIVDIGEVRCQLSAPAVPCSKNAQWFTGGDISLIDHSLHPGQSRWYASVLRPGSITTGDPVTISPVSPT, encoded by the coding sequence ATGATCGGTGTCGAGGTGTGTGATCGTTGCGGGTTCGAGCGAGCCGAGTGGAACGAACAGGACGCGCAGCGGACCCTGCTCCATGCCGACGACATGTTGAACCTCTGGTCGGTCGATGCGACCGGTCATCTCGACCGAAAGCTGCAGGCGCGTCGACTCGACGACCTCAAGGCGATCGCCGCCGCCGACGACCTGTTCGACAAGGTTCATCACCTGATGCACGGCCTGTGCTCGATCGCCGACGTGCGCCGTGCTGCGGGTGATGCGGTGTCGCTACAGCGCGGAACGATCGCTCAGATCAGCCGCTCCGGTGGTGGCGTCCCCAAGCTGGCCGTCGACGCGGCGGCGATCGGACGTCGCGGCGTCGACGGCGACGTGCAGCACACCCGTGTCCACCACGGTCGCCCGTGGCAGGCGTTGTGCCTGTGGAGTTCCGAGGTGATCGATGCGCTCGCCGCCGCGGGCCACCCGATCACGCCCGGCGCCGCCGGCGAGAACATCACCATCTCCGGTGTCGACTGGTCGACACTGCGCGGCGGCACGATCGTCGACATCGGCGAGGTGCGTTGTCAGCTCTCCGCGCCGGCGGTGCCGTGCTCGAAGAACGCCCAGTGGTTCACCGGCGGCGACATCAGCCTGATCGACCATTCGCTCCATCCCGGCCAGAGCCGCTGGTACGCCTCGGTCCTCCGCCCGGGCTCCATCACCACCGGCGACCCGGTCACCATCAGCCCCGTCAGCCCCACCTGA